GAAATTGATGCCTTTCTCATTAAAGGTTTCATAAATTGCCTTATTAATATCGAAATATACTCCCCAATAATCTCCACTGTTCACCCACACACGAGCTACTACATTTACACTGCTGGCATCCAGCGCATGAAGAGCTATAAACGGTGCAGGTTCGTTCAGGATACGTGAATCAGCCGCCAGTATGTCACGGACAATTTGCTGTACCTTATTATAATCTTCTCCGTAGTCAATGCCGACAATCCATTCTACACGGCGGGTTGTCTGTGTATTGTAGTTCGTCACTACTCCGCTGCTCATTGCACCGTTCGGTATATAAATCACCTTGTTATCTCCCGTAGTCAGAATAGTATGGAAGATTTGAATCTCTTTCACTGTTCCCGAAACTCCCTGGCTTTCAATCCAGTCGCCTACTTTGTAAGGCTTGAATAAGAGTACAATCAGTCCGCCTGCGAAGTTCTGCAAGTTGCCGGACAAAGCCATACCGACAGCGACACCGGCAGAAGCCAAAAGAGCCGCAAACGAAGTCGTTTCAACACCCAGCGCACCGACAACGGAAATAATCAATAGGATAGTCAACAGAATATTTACCAGACTTTTGACGAAAGTCTTGATACTTATATCGACTTTTCTTTTATCCATCAGCCGCACGATGAACCTGTTGAGCATCGAGATAAGGAAACGTCCTACAATGAAAACGATGACCGCAATCAAGATACGTTCGCCGGCACGTATTCCAAAATCTATTAACTGTTGAGTGATAAGCGATAATTTATCTAAGCCGTCGGCATTAGCTATCGCTTCTTCCATTAATTTATCTGCGACCACTTGCGTAGAGTCCGCAACTTGTGTTGCTGTTGCTTGAAATAATAGTAGCATAATTGATATGTTA
The DNA window shown above is from Bacteroides faecium and carries:
- a CDS encoding mechanosensitive ion channel family protein, producing the protein MLLLFQATATQVADSTQVVADKLMEEAIANADGLDKLSLITQQLIDFGIRAGERILIAVIVFIVGRFLISMLNRFIVRLMDKRKVDISIKTFVKSLVNILLTILLIISVVGALGVETTSFAALLASAGVAVGMALSGNLQNFAGGLIVLLFKPYKVGDWIESQGVSGTVKEIQIFHTILTTGDNKVIYIPNGAMSSGVVTNYNTQTTRRVEWIVGIDYGEDYNKVQQIVRDILAADSRILNEPAPFIALHALDASSVNVVARVWVNSGDYWGVYFDINKAIYETFNEKGINFPFPQLTVHQGN